One segment of Triticum aestivum cultivar Chinese Spring chromosome 2A, IWGSC CS RefSeq v2.1, whole genome shotgun sequence DNA contains the following:
- the LOC123187477 gene encoding cytochrome b-c1 complex subunit 10, mitochondrial, translating into MALPASGSTLSRFLSSRRIQPTDITALATWGVFAGSAAIYLVQPFDWIKKTFFEKPEPEA; encoded by the exons ATGGCTCTCCCGGCGTCCGGCTCCACCCTCTCCCGCTTCCTCTCCTCCCGCCGCATCCAGCCCACGGACATCACCGCCCTCGCCACCTGGGGCGTCTTCGCCGGCAGCGCCGCCATCTACCTCGTCCAG CCATTCGACTGGATCAAGAAGACCTTCTTTGAGAAGCCCGAGCCAGAGGCATGA
- the LOC123187475 gene encoding vacuolar-sorting receptor 1, whose product MGGRSPPAGWRRWVRTRLLLLLLVVLALAATAAVEGRFVVEKNSLRVTSPAALRGVYECAIGNFGMPQYGGTMHGVVVYPKANTKACKPFADFGLSFNPKAGGLPVFLLVDRGDCYFTTKGWNAQTAGAAAVLVADDRAEPLITMDTPESSGKEHLENITVPSALVSKRFGDDLKGALENGDMVNVLLDWRESLPHPDERVEYEFWTNSNDECGAKCDMQMSFVRDFRGVAQVLEQRGYTQFAPHYITWYCPEAFVLSAQCRSQCVNHGRYCAPDPEQDFTTGYDGKDVVVQNLIQICLFKVANESRKPWLWWDYVHDFAIRCPMKEKKYTTDCAHGVIKSLGMDIDKITQCVGDPDADEDNPVLKAEQDAQIGHGARGDVTILPTFVVNNRQYRGKLDKRAVLRAICSGFEETTEPDICLTQDIQTNQCLENNGGCWLDKNTNFTACKDTFRGRVCECPVVNGVKFVGDGYTHCEASGVGRCQINNGGCWKETRNGKSVSACSNEQAKGCKCPQGFKGDGIHGCEDVDECKERLFCQCKDCSCENTWGSYECGCGGSNMLYMREHDTCISKVATSSLGWGFMWVIFFGLGFAGVGAYAVYKYRLRSYMDSEIRAIMAQYMPLENQETSSHQRHVEHADI is encoded by the exons atgggagggagatcGCCGCCGGCGGGGTGGCGGCGATGGGTGCGGacgcggcttcttcttcttcttctcgtggTGCTGGcgctggcggcgacggcggcggtggaggggaggTTCGTGGTGGAGAAGAACAGCCTGCGGGTGACGTCGCCGGCGGCGCTGCGGGGCGTGTACGAGTGCGCCATCGGCAACTTCGGGATGCCGCAGTACGGGGGCACCATGCACGGCGTCGTCGTCTACCCCAAGGCCAACACCAAGGCCTGCAAGCCCTTCGCCGACTTCGGCCTCTCCTTCAACCCCAAGGCCGGCGGcctccccgtcttcctcctcgtcgaCCGCGGAG ACTGCTACTTCACAACCAAGGGATGGAACGCGCAGACGGCCGGAGCCGCCGCGGTGCTCGTCGCCGACGACAGAGCAGAGCCCCTCATCACAATGGACACCCCAGAGTCCAGCGGCAAGGAGCACCTCGAGAACATCACCGTCCCCTCCGCCCTAGTCTCCAAACGCTTCGGCGACGACCTCAAGGGCGCCCTCGAGAACGGCGACATGGTGAACGTGCTCCTGGACTGGCGAGAGTCCCTCCCTCACCCGGACGAGCGCGTCGAGTACGAGTTCTGGACCAACAGCAACGACGAGTGCGGCGCCAAGTGCGACATGCAGATGAGCTTCGTCCGGGACTTCCGCGGGGTGGCGCAGGTGCTGGAGCAGCGCGGCTACACCCAGTTCGCGCCGCACTACATCACCTGGTACTGCCCGGAGGCCTTCGTCCTGAGCGCGCAGTGCCGGTCGCAGTGCGTCAACCACGGCCGCTACTGCGCCCCCGACCCCGAGCAGGACTTCACCACCGGGTACGACGGCAAGGACGTCGTGGTGCAGAACCTGATCCAGATTTGCCTCTTCAAGGTCGCCAACGAGAGCCGCAAGCCGTGGCTGTGGTGGGACTATGTGCACGACTTCGCCATCCGGTGCCCCATGAAGGAGAAGAAGTACACCACCGATTGTGCTCATGGTGTCATCAAGTCGCTTG GGATGGACATTGACAAGATTACCCAATGCGTCGGAGACCCCGACGCCGACGAAGACAATCCGGTGCTCAAAGCAGAGCAAGATGCTCAA ATTGGCCATGGTGCTCGAGGGGATGTTACCATACTGCCGACTTTCGTCGTCAATAACAGACAGTACAGAG GGAAACTGGATAAAAGGGCGGTGCTACGAGCGATATGCTCGGGATTTGAGGAGACGACCGAACCCGACATCTGTTTGACTCAAG ACATACAAACAAACCAGTGCTTGGAAAACAATGGAGGTTGCTGGCTGGACAAAAACACTAATTTCACGGCGTGCAAG GATACCTTCCGTGGGCGGGTTTGCGAGTGCCCGGTTGTCAATGGCGTCAAGTTCGTTGGCGACGGGTACACCCATTGTGAAG CTTCTGGTGTCGGTCGATGCCAAATCAACAACGGAGGCTGCTGGAAGGAGACCAGGAACGGCAAGTCTGTCTCTGCCTGCTCG AATGAGCAAGCTAAGGGCTGCAAATGTCCGCAAGGATTCAAGGGCGACGGCATACACGGTTGCGAAG ATGTTGATGAATGCAAAGAGAGGCTCTTCTGCCAGTGCAAGGACTGCAGCTGCGAGAACACATGGGGAAGCTACGAGTGTGGCTGCGGTGGTAGCAACATGCTATACATGAGAGAGCATGACACTTGCATCA GCAAGGTCGCGACTTCGTCGCTGGGATGGGGTTTCATGTGGGTCATCTTCTTCGGCCTCGGTTTCGCGGGAGTTGGAGCATACGCCGTCTACAAATATCGGCTACGG AGCTACATGGATTCAGAGATCCGCGCGATCATGGCGCAGTACATGCCGCTGGAGAACCAGGAGACGTCGAGCCACCAACGGCATGTGGAGCACGCCGACATCTGA